In Planctomycetia bacterium, the sequence TATGGGCCCGAAGGCGGCGAACAGAGCGCTACTCTGGAAGCAGGACAAACTTGCCGGTAAAGCCAACACAGGGTTGTGATCGTTCGTAAATCTCGCTCTGCATTTCAATACGGCCTCGGCCCATATTGTCGTACATCTGTAAGAGACGATCAAGGGCGGCTTCACTCGGGTAATAGCATTGAGCGATGAAGTCGCGAGTGACAGGACGCACAAACGAAATATTGCTTTCCTGCACCATGATGCAGGCGGAACGGTCTCGCTGTTTGAGCATCAGCCAGAGCATTCCCCAACAGGCCAGGGTAGCGGCTGAACTCAGGCTGCCT encodes:
- a CDS encoding thioesterase domain-containing protein — protein: MTDMVQTISDTLLAELQSILHENIPLTRCMGLKVMECNGKGLLLSAPLEPNINHAATAFGGSLSSAATLACWGMLWLMLKQRDRSACIMVQESNISFVRPVTRDFIAQCYYPSEAALDRLLQMYDNMGRGRIEMQSEIYERSQPCVGFTGKFVLLPE